A single region of the Gorilla gorilla gorilla isolate KB3781 chromosome 1, NHGRI_mGorGor1-v2.1_pri, whole genome shotgun sequence genome encodes:
- the S100PBP gene encoding S100P-binding protein isoform X3 has translation MMCSQVPSEQSSGTSLLPKDGAPFSWDSLDEDGLDDSLLELSEGEEDDGDVNYTEEEIDALLKDDDPSYEQSSGEVDGGHVEKGERGSQILLDTPQEKNSSYSLGPVAETPDLFRLPQLSTSSGHGPAHTKPLNRRSVLEKNLIKVTVAPFNPTVCDALLDKDETDSSKDTEKLSSLGEEMREDGLSPNESKLCTESEGISPNNSAWNGPQLSSSNSNFQQTVSDKNMPDSENPTSVFSRISDHSETPNMELSCRNGGSHKSSCEMRSLVVSSSSNKQDVLNKDSGKMKGHERRLGKVIPVLQTKTRTNVPTFSQSNLEQQKQLYLRSVIAHIEDPEDTNQDKKYWKQL, from the exons ATGATGTGCTCACAGGTGCCCTCTGAACAGTCTTCTGGTACCTCTCTCTTGCCTAAAGACGGTGCCCCATTTTCTTGGGATTCCTTGGATGAGGATGGATTGGATGACTCCTTGCTGGAGCTGTCAGAGGGAGAagaagatgatggtgatgtaAATTACACAGAGGAAGAGATTGATGCACTGTTGAAGGACGATGACCCATCATATGAGCAGTCTTCTGGGGAAGTTGATGGTGGGCATGTtgagaagggagaaagagggagtcaaattcTACTTGATACTCCCCAAGAGAAAAATTCATCGTACAGCCTGGGACCAGTAGCTGAGACTCCTGACCTCTTCAGACTACCTCAGCTAAGTACATCAAGTGGTCATGGACCAGCTCATACTAAACCATTAAACAGACGCTCTGTACTAGAAAAGAATCTTATAAAAGTAACTGTTGCACCATTTAATCCAACAGTTTGTGATGCTCTGCTTGATAAGGACGAGACTGATTCATCCAAAGATACTGAAAAACTCTCTTCCCTTGGAGAAGAGATGAGAGAAGATGGTCTTAGCCCAAATGAAAGCAAACTTTGTACTGAATCTGAAGGGATCAGCCCCAATAACTCTGCCTGGAATGGGCCCCAGCTCTCTTCTTCAAACAGTAACTTTCAACAGACTGTCTCTGATAAAAATATGCCTGACAGTGAGAACCCTACGTCTGTATTCTCTCGGATCTCAGACCATTCAGAGACTCCTAATATGGAGTTATCCTGCAGAAATGGTGGTTCACACAAGTCAAGTTGTGAAATGAGATCTCTGGTTGTTTCCAGCTCATCAAACAAA CAGGATGTTCTTAACAAGGATTCTGGGAAGATGAAAGGCCATGAGAGAAGGCTAGGCAAAGTCATTCCTGTTCTACAAACTAAGACCAG GACTAATGTTCCGACGTTTTCACAGTCAAATCTAGAACAGCAGAAGCAGCTTTATCTCAGGAGTGTCATTGCTCATATAGAAGACCCAGAGGACACTAACCAAG aCAAAAAATACTGGAAACAGCTTTGA
- the S100PBP gene encoding S100P-binding protein isoform X4 yields MMCSQVPSEQSSGTSLLPKDGAPFSWDSLDEDGLDDSLLELSEGEEDDGDVNYTEEEIDALLKDDDPSYEQSSGEVDGGHVEKGERGSQILLDTPQEKNSSYSLGPVAETPDLFRLPQLSTSSGHGPAHTKPLNRRSVLEKNLIKVTVAPFNPTVCDALLDKDETDSSKDTEKLSSLGEEMREDGLSPNESKLCTESEGISPNNSAWNGPQLSSSNSNFQQTVSDKNMPDSENPTSVFSRISDHSETPNMELSCRNGGSHKSSCEMRSLVVSSSSNKDVLNKDSGKMKGHERRLGKVIPVLQTKTRTNVPTFSQSNLEQQKQLYLRSVIAHIEDPEDTNQDKKYWKQL; encoded by the exons ATGATGTGCTCACAGGTGCCCTCTGAACAGTCTTCTGGTACCTCTCTCTTGCCTAAAGACGGTGCCCCATTTTCTTGGGATTCCTTGGATGAGGATGGATTGGATGACTCCTTGCTGGAGCTGTCAGAGGGAGAagaagatgatggtgatgtaAATTACACAGAGGAAGAGATTGATGCACTGTTGAAGGACGATGACCCATCATATGAGCAGTCTTCTGGGGAAGTTGATGGTGGGCATGTtgagaagggagaaagagggagtcaaattcTACTTGATACTCCCCAAGAGAAAAATTCATCGTACAGCCTGGGACCAGTAGCTGAGACTCCTGACCTCTTCAGACTACCTCAGCTAAGTACATCAAGTGGTCATGGACCAGCTCATACTAAACCATTAAACAGACGCTCTGTACTAGAAAAGAATCTTATAAAAGTAACTGTTGCACCATTTAATCCAACAGTTTGTGATGCTCTGCTTGATAAGGACGAGACTGATTCATCCAAAGATACTGAAAAACTCTCTTCCCTTGGAGAAGAGATGAGAGAAGATGGTCTTAGCCCAAATGAAAGCAAACTTTGTACTGAATCTGAAGGGATCAGCCCCAATAACTCTGCCTGGAATGGGCCCCAGCTCTCTTCTTCAAACAGTAACTTTCAACAGACTGTCTCTGATAAAAATATGCCTGACAGTGAGAACCCTACGTCTGTATTCTCTCGGATCTCAGACCATTCAGAGACTCCTAATATGGAGTTATCCTGCAGAAATGGTGGTTCACACAAGTCAAGTTGTGAAATGAGATCTCTGGTTGTTTCCAGCTCATCAAACAAA GATGTTCTTAACAAGGATTCTGGGAAGATGAAAGGCCATGAGAGAAGGCTAGGCAAAGTCATTCCTGTTCTACAAACTAAGACCAG GACTAATGTTCCGACGTTTTCACAGTCAAATCTAGAACAGCAGAAGCAGCTTTATCTCAGGAGTGTCATTGCTCATATAGAAGACCCAGAGGACACTAACCAAG aCAAAAAATACTGGAAACAGCTTTGA